Proteins encoded together in one Panthera uncia isolate 11264 chromosome A2, Puncia_PCG_1.0, whole genome shotgun sequence window:
- the RBSN gene encoding rabenosyn-5 isoform X2, whose amino-acid sequence MTEQNRGHRAMSLSAMEGLTLTCGNPRNLLTAFDRTNTESAKIRAIEKSVVPWVNDQDVPFCPDCGNKFSIRNRRHHCRLCGSIMCKKCMELISLPFANKLTSASKDSLSTHTSPSQSPNSVHGSRRGSISSVSSVSSVLDEKDDDRIRCCTHCKDTLLKREQQIDEKEHTPDIVKLYEKLRLCMEKVDQKAPEYIRMAASLNAGETTYSLEHAGDLRIEVQKVYELIDALSKKILTLGLNQDPPPHPNTLRLQRMIRYSATLFVQEKLLGLMSLPTREQFEELKKKRKQEMERKRILERQAALESQRRLKERRSDLAPHTANGEVASLRGGPAPLRKAEGWLPLSGGQGQSEDSDPLLQQIHNITSFIRQARAAGRADEVHTLQENLRQLQDEYDQQQTEKAIELSRRQAEEEDLQREQLQMLREREWEREREQFQAASLHTRTRSLDFREIRPFQLEPGREPRNHLAYALDLGSSPVQSSAAQKTPSPVSALEPVRVWSGPPAIGQEPLPQSTVSQQSELASLNPFEEEDPSSPTADSTTSPPAAEPASGPSACILKEYNPFEEEEEEAVAGNPFTNPDSPAPNPFDEEDEYPCPRPSSPPVPGNPFEEATCTNPFEMDSDSGPEGEEPIEEELLLQQIDNIKAYIFDAKQCGRLDEVELLTENLRELKRTLAKQKGGTD is encoded by the exons CTCACTGCATTCGACAGAACGAATACTGAGTCTGCTAAGATACGAG CAATAGAAAAGTCAGTGGTGCCTTGGGTCAATGACCAGGATGTTCCTTTCTGTCCAGACTGTGGGAATAAGTTCAGCATCCGTAACCGCCGCCACCACTGCCGGCTCTGCGGGTCTATTATGTGCAAGAAGTGTATGGAACTCATCAGTCTCCCTTTTGCAA ATAAGCTTACCAGTGCCAGCAAGGATTCCCTGAGCACCCACACCAGCCCCAGCCAGTCACCCAACAGTGTCCATGGCTCCCGCCGGGGCAGTATCAGCAGCGTGAGCAGTGTAAGCTCTGTCCTGGATGAAAAGGATGATGACCGGATCCGCTGCTGTACACACTGCAAGGACACACTACTGAAGAGAGAGCAGCAGATTGATGAGAAGGAGCACACCCCCGACATTGTAAAGCTGTATGAG aaATTACGACTTTGCATGGAGAAAGTTGACCAAAAAGCTCCTGAATACATCAGGATGGCAGCATCATTAAA TGCTGGGGAGACCACCTACAGTCTGGAACATGCCGGTGACCTTCGAATAGAAGTGCAGAAAGTGTATGAGCTCATAGATGCTTTAAG TAAGAAGATCCTAACCTTGGGCTTGAACCAGGACCCTCCACCACATCCAAACACTTTGCGGCTGCAGAGGATGATCAGATACTCAGCTACGCTTTTTGTGCAG GAAAAGTTGCTTGGTTTGATGTCACTGCCAACCAGAGAACAGTTTGaggaactgaaaaagaaaaggaagcaggaaatgGAGAGGAAGAGGATCCTGGAGAGACAG GCTGCCCTGGAATCCCAGCGAAGGCTTAAGGAACGGCGGAGTGACCTGGCACCTCATACGGCTAATGGGGAGGTGGCGTCCCTTCGAGGGGGACCTGCCCCCCTGAGAAAGGCTGAGGGCTGGCTCCCGCTGTCTGGAGGTCAGGGGCAGAGCGAAGACTCAGACCCCCTCCTCCAGCAGATCCACAACATCACATCATTCATCAGGCAGGCCAGGGCCGCCGGGCGGGCGGACGAGGTGCACACGCTGCAGGAGAATCTGCGGCAGCTGCAGGACGAGTACGACCAGCAGCAGACAGAGAAGGCCATCGAGCTGTCCCGGAGGCAGGCCGAGGAGGAGGACCTGCAGCGCGAACAGCTGCAGATGCTGCGTGAGCGGGAGTGGGAACGAGAGCGGGAGCAGTTCCAGGCCGCGTCCCTACACACACGGACTCGGTCCCTGGACTTCCGAGAAATCCGGCCTTTCCAGCTGGAGCCTGGCAGGGAGCCTCGCAACCACCTTGCTTATGCTTTGGATCTAGGCTCTTCCCCAGTTCAGAGCAGTGCAGCTCAGAAGACTCCGTCGCCCGTCTCAGCTCTCGAGCCTGTCAGAGTGTGGTCTGGGCCCCCAGCCATTGGCCAGGAACCCCTCCCCCAGAGCACCGTGTCACAGCAGAGTGAGCTGGCCTCTCTAAACCCCTTCGAGGAGGAAGACCCCTCCAGCCCCACAGCAGACAGCACTACCAGCCCTCCGGCTGCAGAGCCTGCCTCTGGCCCTTCAGCCTGCATCCTCAAAGAATACAATCCttttgaggaagaagaggaggaggccgTAGCAGGGAATCCCTTCACTAACCCAGACAGTCCAGCGCCCAACCCCTTCGATGAGGAAGATGAGTATCCCTGCCCGAGGCCCTCAAGCCCTCCTGTTCCTGGCAACCCATTTGAGGAAGCCACCTGTACCAACCCCTTTGAGATGGACAGTGACAGTGGGCCAGAGGGCGAGGAGCCCATAGAGGAGGAGCTCCTTCTCCAGCAGATTGATAACATCAAGGCGTACATTTTTGATGCCAAGCAGTGTGGCCGCCTGGATGAGGTGGAGTTGCTGACAGAGAACCTGAGGGAGTTGAAGCGCACCCTGGCTAAACAGAAGGGGGGCACTGACTGA